One stretch of Amycolatopsis tolypomycina DNA includes these proteins:
- a CDS encoding GntP family permease: MIHWLQHTTGGLLTLAAVSIAVLLVLIIKLKLEPFIALIVVGLLTALAAGLPVGTIVGSAQKASDSLLEKGFGGILGHITAIIGLGTILGSILERSGGAKVLTGALLRSFGEKRAPLAMGVAGFVFGIPVFFDIGIFVLAPLVYVAARQGGKSLVLYAMPLLAGLSITHAFLPPHPGPVAAAGLLHVELGWIILMGLACGIPAFLVGGVLYSTWIGKRITVEVPEDMVFAEEEGEQEENPPSLALVGAIIAVPLVLILAGTFGSIWLPKGSALAGVAAFIGTPAVALTVAVLLASWLLGLRRGFTGKDLNELAAKSLRPVAMILLVVGAGAFFGAVLSATGIGKAVADSLHDAGLPVLLAAYVISCGMRIAQGSATVAIVTTSGIIAPTVAQLGYSQIQLALLVMAISAGSIIASHVNDGGFWIVSRYFNLTVPQTLRSWTALETVLSLSGFGVSALLMAVV, translated from the coding sequence ATGATCCACTGGCTGCAACACACCACGGGCGGGCTGCTGACGCTCGCCGCCGTCTCGATCGCCGTCCTGCTGGTGCTGATCATCAAGCTGAAGCTGGAGCCGTTCATCGCGCTGATCGTCGTCGGCCTGCTCACCGCGCTGGCCGCGGGCCTGCCGGTCGGGACGATCGTCGGCTCGGCGCAGAAGGCGTCGGACTCCCTGCTGGAAAAGGGGTTCGGCGGCATCCTGGGCCACATCACGGCGATCATCGGGCTCGGCACGATCCTCGGCTCGATCCTGGAACGCTCGGGTGGCGCGAAGGTGCTCACCGGGGCGCTGCTGCGGTCGTTCGGCGAGAAGCGGGCACCCCTCGCGATGGGCGTCGCCGGGTTCGTCTTCGGCATCCCGGTGTTCTTCGACATCGGTATCTTCGTGCTGGCCCCGCTTGTCTACGTCGCGGCGCGCCAGGGCGGCAAGTCGCTGGTGCTGTACGCGATGCCGCTGCTGGCGGGCCTGTCGATCACGCACGCCTTCCTGCCGCCGCACCCCGGCCCGGTGGCCGCGGCCGGCCTGCTGCACGTCGAACTCGGCTGGATCATCCTGATGGGCCTGGCCTGCGGAATCCCGGCGTTCCTCGTCGGCGGCGTCCTCTACTCGACGTGGATCGGCAAGCGGATCACCGTCGAGGTGCCCGAGGACATGGTCTTCGCCGAGGAAGAGGGCGAGCAGGAGGAGAACCCGCCGTCGCTGGCCCTGGTCGGGGCGATCATCGCGGTGCCGCTGGTGCTGATCCTGGCCGGCACGTTCGGCAGCATCTGGCTGCCCAAGGGTTCCGCGCTCGCCGGCGTCGCCGCGTTCATCGGCACTCCCGCGGTCGCGCTGACCGTCGCCGTGCTGCTCGCCTCCTGGCTGCTGGGCCTGCGGCGCGGGTTCACCGGCAAGGACCTCAACGAGCTGGCCGCCAAGTCGCTGCGGCCGGTCGCGATGATCCTGCTGGTCGTCGGCGCGGGCGCGTTCTTCGGCGCGGTGCTGTCGGCGACCGGGATCGGCAAGGCCGTGGCCGACTCGCTGCACGACGCCGGGCTGCCGGTGCTGCTCGCGGCGTACGTCATCAGCTGCGGCATGCGGATCGCGCAGGGCTCGGCTACCGTCGCCATCGTGACCACGAGCGGCATCATCGCGCCGACCGTGGCCCAGCTGGGGTATTCGCAGATCCAGCTGGCACTGCTGGTGATGGCGATTTCGGCAGGCTCGATCATCGCCTCGCACGTCAACGACGGCGGCTTCTGGATCGTTTCGCGGTACTTCAACCTCACCGTGCCGCAGACTCTTCGGTCCTGGACCGCGCTGGAAACCGTGCTTTCCCTTTCGGGTTTCGGGGTTTCGGCATTGCTCATGGCCGTGGTCTAG
- a CDS encoding RidA family protein: MSKTAVSTENAPKPPAKFSQAVRKGNLLQVAGQVAFDPATGAIVGDDVAGQTRQTFKNIEAVLAAAGSSLADAIMVRVYLTDTAHFAPFNEVYDELIGDEPQPARTTVYVGLPGELLVEIDVLCVLD; the protein is encoded by the coding sequence ATGAGCAAGACGGCAGTTTCCACCGAGAACGCGCCGAAGCCGCCGGCGAAGTTCTCGCAGGCCGTCCGCAAGGGGAACCTGCTGCAGGTCGCCGGCCAGGTCGCCTTCGACCCGGCCACGGGCGCGATCGTCGGCGACGACGTCGCCGGCCAGACGCGGCAGACGTTCAAGAACATCGAGGCCGTGCTGGCGGCGGCGGGCTCCAGCCTCGCCGACGCGATCATGGTCCGGGTGTACCTGACCGACACCGCGCACTTCGCGCCGTTCAACGAGGTGTACGACGAGCTGATCGGCGACGAGCCGCAGCCCGCCCGTACGACCGTGTACGTCGGCCTCCCGGGCGAGCTCCTCGTCGAGATCGACGTGCTCTGCGTGCTGGACTGA
- a CDS encoding extracellular solute-binding protein, with translation MRLLPFAAALVLLAGCAPTQSAPAGGGGDEKTGTVRVWLFDEANRAPKEAAVKEAITEFKAAHAGVEVDVQWVPVEGRADKFSGAFNDPANAPDVAEFGNTDVSSYAATGALADLTGDIAAWPEGKDLIPTVLDTAKSGGQTYGLPWYTGIRALYYRTDVFTELGLKPPSTLAELTDTARRIRAAKPDLYGISVGGKYTYAMLPFLWANGGELAQAQGGKWTSTVTGEQAKAGVTQYANLLKDDICPPAQCANLTGTQSVTAFAGGKAGMTIGGDFNRKAVEQGAVKGKYAVVPIPGTTAGSVAPAFAGGNLLGVFKASKHRSLALEFVELLGGAKYQEKMYTAMGNLPTLGSVQQKLAANDPFLKPFVDTLKAGTKFVPATPAWSKIDSQNVLPTAVQQIATGGKDPSAALADAAAAMNKAFG, from the coding sequence ATGAGACTGCTGCCGTTCGCCGCCGCGCTGGTCCTGCTGGCCGGCTGCGCCCCCACCCAGTCCGCGCCCGCGGGCGGCGGTGGGGACGAGAAGACCGGCACCGTCCGCGTCTGGCTGTTCGACGAGGCCAACCGCGCGCCGAAGGAGGCCGCGGTCAAGGAGGCGATCACCGAGTTCAAGGCCGCGCACGCCGGTGTCGAGGTCGACGTCCAGTGGGTGCCGGTCGAGGGCCGCGCCGACAAGTTCTCGGGTGCCTTCAACGACCCGGCCAACGCCCCGGACGTCGCCGAGTTCGGCAACACCGACGTCTCCAGCTACGCGGCCACCGGCGCGCTGGCCGACCTGACCGGCGACATCGCGGCGTGGCCCGAGGGCAAGGACCTCATCCCGACCGTGCTGGACACCGCGAAGTCCGGCGGTCAGACCTACGGCCTGCCCTGGTACACCGGCATCCGCGCGCTGTACTACCGCACGGACGTCTTCACCGAGCTGGGTCTCAAGCCGCCGTCGACGCTGGCCGAGCTGACCGACACCGCCCGCCGGATCCGGGCCGCCAAGCCGGACCTCTACGGCATCTCCGTCGGCGGCAAGTACACCTACGCGATGCTGCCCTTCCTGTGGGCCAACGGCGGGGAGCTGGCCCAGGCGCAGGGCGGCAAGTGGACGTCGACGGTCACCGGCGAGCAGGCCAAGGCCGGCGTGACGCAGTACGCGAACCTGCTCAAGGACGACATCTGCCCGCCCGCGCAGTGCGCGAACCTCACCGGCACGCAGAGCGTCACGGCGTTCGCCGGCGGCAAGGCCGGGATGACGATCGGCGGCGACTTCAACCGCAAGGCCGTCGAGCAGGGTGCGGTGAAGGGCAAGTACGCCGTCGTGCCGATCCCGGGCACGACCGCGGGGAGCGTCGCGCCCGCGTTCGCCGGCGGCAACCTGCTGGGCGTGTTCAAGGCGAGCAAGCACCGCAGCCTGGCGCTGGAGTTCGTCGAGCTGCTCGGCGGCGCGAAGTACCAGGAGAAGATGTACACCGCGATGGGCAACCTGCCGACGCTGGGCAGCGTGCAGCAGAAGCTCGCCGCGAACGACCCGTTCCTCAAGCCGTTCGTCGACACGCTCAAGGCGGGCACGAAGTTCGTCCCGGCGACGCCGGCGTGGTCGAAGATCGACAGCCAGAACGTGCTGCCGACGGCCGTGCAGCAGATCGCGACCGGCGGCAAGGACCCGTCGGCGGCACTGGCCGACGCGGCCGCCGCGATGAACAAGGCCTTCGGCTAG
- a CDS encoding sugar kinase, with protein MALFVPAEPGPPDEVKRWVRTIGGAESNVACNLPTLGVRSGWVSAVGDDPFGRAMLREVASHGVDVSACSVDPARPTGLYVKESGAGGSPVRYYRTGSAASGMGPSVLDRLDLDGVRVIHLSGITPALSDSCLELVRAILAMPRGDRLISFDVNLRPALWAGRDPGLLAELAAQADIVLTGDDEAERVWGTGDPAKLRALLPQPRTLVVKHGERGATLVEGEPLFAPALQVDVVEPVGAGDAFAAGFLAATLRGATPLERLRQGHLQAAVTLLTHDDVGVPLPRDVVATLLQADPDEWRSARLTGEGVVRT; from the coding sequence ATGGCCCTGTTCGTGCCCGCCGAGCCCGGCCCGCCGGACGAGGTGAAGCGCTGGGTCCGCACCATCGGCGGCGCCGAGTCGAACGTGGCCTGCAACCTGCCGACGCTGGGCGTCCGCAGTGGCTGGGTGAGCGCGGTCGGCGACGACCCGTTCGGCCGGGCGATGCTGCGGGAGGTGGCGTCCCACGGCGTCGACGTCAGCGCGTGCTCCGTCGACCCGGCGCGCCCGACCGGGCTCTACGTCAAGGAAAGCGGCGCCGGCGGCAGTCCGGTGCGCTACTACCGGACGGGCTCGGCCGCGTCCGGGATGGGGCCGTCCGTGCTGGACCGGCTCGACCTCGACGGCGTCCGCGTGATCCACCTGTCCGGCATCACGCCCGCGCTGTCGGACAGCTGCCTCGAACTGGTGCGCGCGATCCTGGCCATGCCCCGCGGCGACCGGCTGATCTCCTTCGACGTCAACCTGCGGCCCGCGCTCTGGGCCGGCCGTGACCCGGGGCTGCTCGCCGAGCTGGCCGCCCAGGCCGACATCGTCCTGACCGGCGACGACGAGGCCGAGCGCGTGTGGGGGACCGGTGACCCGGCGAAGCTGCGGGCCCTGCTGCCGCAGCCGCGCACGCTCGTCGTCAAGCACGGCGAACGCGGCGCGACGCTGGTCGAGGGCGAGCCGCTGTTCGCACCCGCGCTGCAGGTCGACGTCGTCGAGCCGGTCGGCGCGGGCGACGCCTTCGCCGCCGGGTTCCTCGCCGCGACCCTGCGCGGCGCCACGCCGTTGGAGCGGCTTCGGCAGGGGCACCTCCAGGCCGCGGTCACCCTGCTCACGCACGACGACGTCGGGGTGCCGCTGCCGCGCGACGTCGTGGCTACCCTGCTGCAGGCAGACCCGGACGAGTGGCGTTCGGCGCGGCTGACCGGTGAAGGGGTGGTGCGCACGTGA
- a CDS encoding amino acid deaminase — protein MNACTMNAAALDALRRERIDWRFRNAAPALTGLTLDEAADRRLNLFTDGFFAPFVVLDEEALEHNLRTMAAWCAARGVVLAPHGKTTMAPQLFARQTDHGAWGVTCANAGHLRIYRAFGVSRILLANQLVDRAGLRWLAAELAADPAFEFVCWVDSVRGVELMTAALEGSERPVDVLVELGADGGRTGVRDTATALAVAEAVHASPVLRLRGTGGYEGALSHDTDEAALRKISSYVDGLRELAISFADKGLLDGQIIVTAGGSAYFDQVANELTKPWPDGLDVLPVLRSGAYLTHDDGFYREISPLGDHPRIDGVDSFRPALRAWAQVTSKPSDALALLTLGKRDASFDEGMPEPQLRRTPGGPAEPLDGHVVAKMNDQHAFLTLPPGSPVEVGDWIGLGLSHPCTVFDKWPLLPVTAADGETVVDYVRTWF, from the coding sequence ATGAACGCATGCACGATGAACGCCGCCGCGCTCGATGCCCTCCGCCGGGAGCGCATCGACTGGCGCTTCCGCAACGCCGCCCCCGCCCTGACCGGGCTCACCCTGGACGAAGCCGCGGACCGCAGGCTCAACCTGTTCACCGACGGGTTCTTCGCCCCCTTCGTCGTCCTCGACGAAGAAGCGCTCGAACACAACCTGCGGACGATGGCCGCGTGGTGCGCCGCGCGGGGCGTCGTGCTCGCACCGCACGGCAAGACGACCATGGCACCGCAGCTGTTCGCGCGCCAGACGGACCACGGCGCCTGGGGCGTGACCTGCGCGAACGCCGGTCACCTCCGGATCTACCGCGCCTTCGGCGTCTCCCGGATCCTGCTGGCCAACCAGCTCGTCGACCGCGCCGGCCTGCGCTGGCTGGCCGCCGAGCTGGCGGCCGACCCCGCGTTCGAGTTCGTCTGCTGGGTCGACTCGGTCCGCGGCGTCGAGCTGATGACCGCGGCCCTCGAAGGCAGCGAACGCCCGGTGGACGTCCTGGTCGAGCTGGGCGCCGACGGCGGGCGCACCGGCGTCCGCGACACCGCGACGGCGCTGGCGGTCGCCGAGGCGGTCCACGCGAGCCCGGTGCTGCGGCTGCGCGGCACCGGCGGCTACGAGGGCGCGCTGTCCCACGACACCGACGAAGCCGCGCTGCGGAAGATCAGCTCCTATGTGGACGGTCTCCGCGAACTCGCGATTTCGTTCGCGGACAAGGGACTGCTCGACGGGCAGATCATCGTCACCGCCGGCGGCAGCGCGTACTTCGACCAGGTCGCGAACGAGCTCACCAAGCCGTGGCCGGACGGCCTCGACGTGCTGCCGGTGCTGCGCAGCGGCGCCTACCTGACCCACGACGACGGCTTCTACCGCGAGATCTCCCCGCTCGGCGACCACCCGCGCATCGACGGCGTCGACTCCTTCCGGCCGGCGCTGCGGGCGTGGGCGCAGGTGACGTCGAAGCCGTCGGACGCGCTCGCGCTGCTCACCCTCGGCAAGCGGGACGCGTCCTTCGACGAGGGCATGCCCGAGCCGCAGCTGCGCCGGACGCCGGGCGGCCCGGCCGAGCCGCTCGACGGCCACGTCGTCGCGAAGATGAACGACCAGCACGCCTTCCTCACGCTGCCGCCGGGCTCGCCGGTCGAAGTCGGCGACTGGATCGGGCTCGGCCTGTCCCACCCGTGCACGGTGTTCGACAAGTGGCCGCTGCTGCCGGTGACCGCGGCCGACGGCGAAACCGTCGTCGACTACGTCCGGACGTGGTTCTGA
- a CDS encoding carbohydrate ABC transporter permease yields the protein MVTLQDAPYVTAPARRPRRKGDGRAAALYLAPAGILLAALLAYPIYQLVLISFYDYGQPQAAGNAPLVFLGFANYADLLSQAQFWTVLAKTVGFAAACVVGSLVVGTGLAVLASRVRSLPRMLLFLAALGAWSTPAIAGSYVWLFLFDTDFGLVNEVLSGLGLPFEHHSWTFGTLGAFGLVAAEVIWCSFPFVLVTMYAGIKGVPDEVLEAASLDGASAWRTTWTIVLPMVRPLLLIATVQSIIWDFKVFTQIYVMTNGGGVAGRNLVLNVYAYQQAFAGQEYGLGSAIGVVMTLLLLSVTGLYVRAQRRSAAWL from the coding sequence GTGGTGACGCTCCAGGACGCCCCTTACGTCACGGCCCCCGCACGGCGGCCGCGGCGGAAGGGGGACGGCCGGGCCGCCGCGCTCTACCTCGCCCCGGCGGGCATCCTGCTCGCCGCGCTGCTGGCCTACCCGATCTACCAGCTGGTCCTGATCTCCTTCTACGACTACGGCCAGCCGCAAGCCGCGGGCAACGCGCCGCTGGTGTTCCTCGGCTTCGCGAACTACGCCGACCTGCTGTCCCAGGCGCAGTTCTGGACCGTGCTGGCGAAGACGGTCGGGTTCGCCGCGGCCTGTGTCGTCGGCTCGCTGGTCGTCGGCACCGGGCTCGCCGTGCTGGCTTCGCGGGTGCGGTCGCTCCCCCGGATGCTGCTGTTCCTGGCCGCGCTGGGGGCGTGGTCGACGCCGGCGATCGCGGGCTCCTACGTCTGGCTGTTCCTCTTCGACACCGACTTCGGCCTGGTCAACGAGGTGCTGTCGGGGCTGGGGCTGCCGTTCGAACACCACTCGTGGACGTTCGGCACGCTCGGCGCGTTCGGGCTGGTCGCGGCCGAGGTGATCTGGTGCTCGTTCCCGTTCGTGCTGGTCACGATGTACGCGGGGATCAAGGGCGTGCCGGACGAGGTCCTGGAGGCGGCGTCGCTCGACGGCGCGTCGGCGTGGCGCACGACGTGGACGATCGTGCTCCCGATGGTGCGGCCGCTGCTGCTGATCGCCACCGTGCAGTCGATCATCTGGGACTTCAAGGTGTTCACCCAGATCTACGTGATGACCAACGGCGGCGGCGTGGCCGGGCGCAACCTCGTGCTCAACGTCTACGCCTACCAACAGGCCTTCGCCGGGCAGGAGTACGGCCTCGGCTCGGCGATCGGAGTCGTGATGACGCTGTTGCTGCTGTCGGTCACCGGGCTGTACGTCCGGGCGCAGCGCCGGAGCGCGGCATGGCTGTGA
- a CDS encoding lactonase family protein: protein MTMTGLSRRTFLGAAAGAGAATVLGAQVAGAVTTEKGCFAGTTVYVGSYTSGATGHGLDVATRSGAALSLLRTIPGITDTSWFDRSADGKTLYVTNEGDPAGYVSALSLADPAKPKLLNKVSSKGGAPTHLSVHSSGKYVLAANYSSGSVVVLPILAGGKLGTATDLVTHHGAERDAHAHQVVNDPTGRWVLAVDLGADSVYVYGFAAGKLSLHQQLKLPSGAGPRHLAFDRTGKFAYILGELRAEVTVASWDAAAGKLKALSVVPAVPAGSTGDRFPGEIVVSNDGKFVYATVRGPNTLATFSASGATLKLLSNVPTGGNWPRHVALDPSESWFYVSNQRSGTVTWLPRDPATGLPGAPAGSLAVGSVNSVYFA, encoded by the coding sequence ATGACGATGACCGGACTTTCCCGTCGCACGTTCCTCGGCGCCGCGGCCGGCGCGGGGGCCGCCACCGTTCTCGGCGCGCAGGTCGCCGGGGCGGTTACCACGGAGAAGGGCTGCTTCGCCGGTACGACCGTGTATGTCGGCAGCTACACCAGCGGGGCGACCGGGCACGGCCTCGATGTCGCCACCCGGTCCGGCGCGGCCCTGTCGCTGCTGCGGACGATCCCGGGGATCACCGACACGTCGTGGTTCGACCGCAGCGCCGACGGCAAGACGCTGTACGTCACCAACGAAGGCGACCCGGCCGGGTACGTCTCGGCACTGAGCCTCGCCGACCCGGCGAAGCCGAAGCTGCTCAACAAGGTTTCGTCGAAGGGTGGCGCGCCGACGCACCTGAGCGTGCATTCGAGCGGGAAGTACGTGCTGGCCGCGAACTACAGCTCGGGCAGCGTGGTCGTGCTGCCGATCCTGGCCGGCGGCAAGCTCGGCACGGCCACGGACCTCGTCACCCACCACGGCGCCGAGCGGGACGCGCACGCGCACCAGGTCGTCAACGACCCGACCGGCCGGTGGGTGCTGGCGGTCGACCTCGGCGCGGACTCGGTGTACGTCTACGGCTTCGCCGCCGGGAAGCTTTCGCTGCACCAGCAGCTGAAGCTGCCTTCCGGTGCCGGGCCGCGGCACCTCGCCTTCGACCGCACCGGGAAGTTCGCCTACATCCTCGGCGAGCTGCGCGCGGAGGTGACGGTGGCGAGCTGGGACGCGGCGGCCGGGAAGCTGAAAGCGCTCTCGGTCGTCCCGGCCGTGCCCGCCGGGAGCACCGGTGACCGGTTCCCGGGCGAGATCGTCGTGTCGAACGACGGCAAGTTCGTCTACGCCACCGTTCGCGGCCCGAACACCCTGGCCACGTTCTCGGCGTCCGGCGCGACGCTGAAGCTGCTGTCGAACGTGCCCACCGGTGGCAACTGGCCGCGGCACGTGGCCCTCGACCCGTCCGAAAGCTGGTTCTACGTCTCCAACCAGCGCTCCGGCACCGTCACCTGGCTGCCGCGCGACCCGGCCACCGGCCTGCCCGGCGCCCCCGCCGGTTCGCTCGCCGTCGGCAGCGTCAACTCCGTCTACTTCGCCTGA
- a CDS encoding N-acyl-D-amino-acid deacylase family protein, which produces MDVVVRNALVADGTGGPLARHDVGISDGKIAEVADAGSLTGGRTIDADGLVLAPGFIDMHSHSDLQLLANPDHPAKITQGVTTEVLGQDGLSYAPVDDVVLEALRQQLAGWNDDPAGFDWNWRSVGEYLDRLDQGIAVNAAYLVPQGTVRMLAVGWADRPATETELNRMKELVAAGLHEGAMGMSSGLTYTPGMYAETSELVELCRVVGELGGFYSPHHRSYGKGALEAFAEMIDVSRQSGCPLHLAHATMNFSVNKGKAPDLLKLLDDALDDGCDISLDTYPYLPGATYLSALLPSWATEGGLDATLARLSDADERERIRAEIEESGSDGAHGVPIDWDAIEINGVRNEHNAHLVGHSVAASARTQGTEPAKLYFDTLLDERLGTSCLMHVGHEENVQAIMRHRTHTGGSDGLLVGARPHPRAWGTFPRYLARYVRELGVLDLAECVAHLTGRAARRLRLADRGLVRAGYAADLVLFDPDTVADTATFDDPRQAAAGITHVFVNGVAALDDGSPTGALAGHSLRNPRRAR; this is translated from the coding sequence ATGGACGTCGTCGTCCGCAACGCGCTGGTCGCCGACGGCACCGGCGGCCCGCTCGCCCGCCACGACGTCGGCATCTCCGACGGGAAGATCGCGGAGGTCGCCGACGCGGGTTCGCTCACCGGTGGCCGGACGATCGACGCCGACGGCCTGGTGCTCGCGCCCGGGTTCATCGACATGCATTCGCACTCCGACCTGCAGCTGCTGGCCAATCCGGACCACCCGGCCAAGATCACCCAGGGCGTGACGACCGAGGTGCTCGGCCAGGACGGGCTCTCCTACGCGCCGGTCGACGACGTCGTGCTCGAAGCCCTGCGCCAGCAGCTCGCCGGCTGGAACGACGACCCGGCCGGGTTCGACTGGAACTGGCGCTCGGTCGGCGAGTACCTCGACCGCCTCGACCAGGGCATCGCCGTCAACGCCGCCTACCTCGTGCCACAGGGCACGGTCCGGATGCTCGCCGTCGGCTGGGCCGACCGCCCGGCCACCGAGACCGAGCTGAACCGGATGAAGGAACTGGTCGCAGCCGGCCTGCACGAGGGCGCGATGGGGATGTCGTCCGGCCTCACCTACACGCCGGGGATGTACGCGGAGACGAGCGAACTGGTCGAGCTGTGCCGGGTCGTCGGCGAGCTGGGCGGGTTCTACAGCCCGCACCACCGCAGCTACGGCAAGGGCGCCCTCGAAGCCTTCGCCGAGATGATCGACGTGAGCAGGCAGTCCGGCTGCCCGCTGCACCTGGCGCACGCGACGATGAACTTCTCGGTCAACAAGGGCAAGGCGCCCGACCTGCTGAAGCTGCTGGACGACGCCCTCGACGACGGCTGCGACATCTCGCTGGACACGTACCCGTACCTGCCGGGCGCGACCTACCTGAGCGCGCTGCTGCCGAGCTGGGCCACCGAAGGCGGCCTGGACGCCACCCTCGCCCGCTTGTCCGATGCAGACGAACGCGAGCGGATCCGCGCCGAGATCGAAGAGTCCGGTTCGGACGGTGCGCACGGCGTCCCGATCGACTGGGACGCCATCGAAATCAACGGCGTCCGCAACGAGCACAACGCCCACCTCGTCGGGCACAGCGTCGCCGCGTCGGCCCGCACACAAGGCACCGAACCGGCGAAGCTGTACTTCGACACCCTGCTCGACGAACGGCTCGGGACGTCGTGCCTGATGCACGTCGGGCACGAGGAGAACGTCCAGGCCATCATGCGGCACCGGACGCACACCGGCGGCAGCGACGGGCTGCTCGTCGGCGCCCGGCCGCACCCGCGCGCGTGGGGCACGTTCCCCCGCTACCTGGCCCGGTACGTCCGCGAACTGGGCGTGCTGGACCTCGCCGAGTGCGTCGCCCACCTGACCGGGCGGGCCGCGCGGCGGCTGCGGCTGGCCGACCGCGGGCTCGTCCGCGCCGGGTACGCCGCCGACCTGGTGCTCTTCGACCCCGACACGGTCGCCGACACCGCCACCTTCGACGACCCGCGGCAGGCCGCCGCGGGCATCACCCACGTCTTCGTCAACGGCGTCGCCGCCCTCGACGACGGAAGCCCCACCGGCGCCCTCGCCGGCCACTCCCTGCGCAACCCCCGGAGAGCCCGATGA
- a CDS encoding IclR family transcriptional regulator yields the protein MSQSLDRALTLLNSIAQDARTLDDLADEIGVHKSTVLRLLRTLEQHHFVRREGARHYRLGSAMFDLANQALDSFDVRRSAHPALAALNARTGHTVHLASYEDGEVVYIDKFEGRHSVRMYSRIGKRAPLHCTAVGKVLVAAMPPARREEIARSIEYPVRTPNTITTPADYLAELERVAQRGYAVDNAEHEDFIHCIAAPVRGTGGEVLAAASMSVPKVLLDYEGLLALVPELRAATKEASVHSGWTENGKGH from the coding sequence GTGAGTCAGAGCTTGGACCGCGCGTTGACGCTGCTGAACTCGATCGCGCAGGACGCGCGCACGCTCGACGACCTGGCCGACGAGATCGGCGTGCACAAGTCGACCGTGCTGCGGCTGTTGCGCACCCTCGAACAGCACCACTTCGTCCGCCGCGAAGGCGCCCGGCACTACCGGCTGGGCAGCGCCATGTTCGACCTCGCCAACCAGGCCCTGGACTCCTTCGACGTCCGGCGCAGCGCCCACCCGGCGTTGGCGGCCCTCAACGCGCGCACCGGGCACACCGTGCACCTGGCCAGCTACGAGGACGGCGAAGTCGTCTACATCGACAAGTTCGAGGGACGGCACTCGGTGCGGATGTACTCGCGCATCGGCAAGCGCGCGCCGCTGCACTGCACGGCGGTGGGGAAGGTGCTGGTCGCGGCGATGCCGCCGGCCCGCCGCGAGGAGATCGCCCGGTCCATCGAGTACCCGGTGCGGACGCCGAACACGATCACCACGCCCGCGGACTACCTCGCCGAACTCGAACGCGTGGCCCAGCGCGGGTACGCCGTCGACAACGCCGAGCACGAGGACTTCATCCACTGCATCGCGGCGCCGGTCCGGGGAACCGGCGGCGAGGTGCTGGCCGCCGCGTCGATGTCGGTGCCGAAGGTGCTGCTCGACTACGAAGGCCTGCTGGCGCTGGTGCCCGAGCTGCGGGCCGCCACGAAGGAAGCTTCCGTCCACAGTGGATGGACGGAGAACGGAAAGGGGCACTGA
- a CDS encoding carbohydrate ABC transporter permease: MAVKRPGRLVAEVVTVVIAGIVAFPLYWMVLSAVKPPGEIQSASPKPWTFSPSFDSFSRVLTVSGFGRYFVNSLVVALVVVALSLVMSFLSAVALTRFSFKGRTVLLVMTLVAQMVPVEALTIPLFFLMRSLGGAVPALGLNELGSLVLVHLAFSLPFAIWMLRGFVAAVPVELEEAAKLDGASRMRFTWQILFPLVAPGLVAVSVLAFIHAWNDFLFAKTFIVSKTENQTLPQAILVFFKPEDTDWGAVMASSTLMTIPVLVFFVLVQRRLVSGMAGAVKG, translated from the coding sequence ATGGCTGTGAAACGTCCCGGGCGGCTGGTCGCCGAAGTCGTCACCGTCGTCATCGCCGGGATCGTCGCGTTCCCGCTGTACTGGATGGTGCTGTCGGCGGTGAAGCCGCCGGGCGAGATCCAGTCGGCTTCCCCGAAGCCGTGGACTTTCAGCCCGTCTTTCGACAGCTTCTCGCGTGTGCTCACCGTGTCGGGCTTCGGGCGGTACTTCGTCAACAGCCTGGTCGTGGCCCTGGTCGTCGTGGCGTTGTCGCTGGTGATGTCGTTCCTGTCGGCCGTGGCCTTGACGCGGTTCTCCTTCAAGGGCCGGACCGTGCTGCTGGTGATGACGCTGGTCGCCCAGATGGTGCCGGTGGAGGCGCTGACGATCCCGCTGTTCTTCCTGATGCGGTCGCTCGGCGGCGCGGTGCCGGCGCTGGGTCTCAACGAGCTCGGCTCGCTGGTGCTGGTGCACCTGGCGTTCAGCCTGCCGTTCGCGATCTGGATGCTGCGCGGGTTCGTCGCCGCCGTGCCGGTGGAGCTCGAAGAGGCCGCCAAGCTCGACGGCGCGTCGCGGATGCGGTTCACCTGGCAGATCCTGTTCCCGCTGGTGGCGCCCGGGCTCGTGGCCGTGAGCGTGCTCGCGTTCATCCACGCGTGGAACGACTTCCTGTTCGCGAAGACGTTCATCGTCTCGAAGACCGAGAACCAGACGCTGCCGCAGGCGATCCTGGTGTTCTTCAAGCCGGAGGACACGGACTGGGGTGCGGTGATGGCGTCGTCGACGCTGATGACGATCCCGGTGCTGGTGTTCTTCGTCCTCGTCCAGCGACGGCTGGTGTCCGGCATGGCCGGCGCCGTGAAGGGCTGA